In Fusobacterium hwasookii, a single window of DNA contains:
- the fabF gene encoding beta-ketoacyl-ACP synthase II has product MKRVVVTGLGLISSLGIGLEESWKKLIDGETGIDLITSYDTTDQPVRIAGEVKGFEPTDYGIEKKEVKKLARNTQFALAATKMALEDANFKIDETNADDVGVLVSAGVGGIEIMEEQYGAMLTKGYKRISPFTIPAMIENMAAGNIAIYYGAKGPNKSIVTACASGTHSIGDGFDLIRHGRAKAMIVGGTEASVTQFCINSFANMKALSTRNETPKTASRPFSKDRDGFVMGEGAGILILEELESALARGAKIYAEMVGYGETCDANHITAPIETGEGATKAMRIALKDANLSIEDVTYINAHGTSTPTNDVVETRAIKALFGDKAKDLYISSTKGATGHGLGAAGGIEGVIIAKAIAEGIIPPTINLHETEEECDLNYVPNKAVKTDVKVAMSNSLGFGGHNSVIVMKKFEK; this is encoded by the coding sequence ATGAAAAGAGTTGTTGTAACAGGATTAGGACTTATTTCTTCATTAGGAATAGGTTTAGAAGAAAGTTGGAAAAAACTTATAGATGGAGAAACGGGAATAGACTTAATAACTTCTTATGATACAACAGACCAACCAGTTAGAATAGCTGGGGAAGTTAAAGGTTTTGAACCAACTGACTATGGAATAGAAAAAAAAGAAGTTAAAAAACTAGCAAGAAATACTCAATTTGCTTTAGCTGCTACAAAAATGGCATTAGAAGATGCTAATTTTAAAATAGATGAAACTAATGCAGATGATGTAGGAGTTCTTGTATCAGCTGGTGTTGGTGGAATTGAAATAATGGAAGAACAATATGGAGCTATGTTAACAAAAGGATATAAAAGAATTTCTCCTTTCACAATACCTGCTATGATAGAAAATATGGCAGCTGGAAACATAGCTATTTACTATGGAGCAAAAGGACCTAATAAATCAATAGTTACTGCTTGTGCATCAGGAACTCACTCAATAGGAGATGGTTTTGATTTAATTCGTCATGGTAGAGCAAAAGCTATGATAGTTGGAGGAACAGAAGCAAGTGTAACTCAATTTTGTATAAATTCATTTGCTAATATGAAAGCTCTTTCAACTAGAAATGAAACTCCTAAAACAGCTTCAAGACCATTTTCAAAAGATAGAGATGGTTTTGTAATGGGTGAAGGGGCAGGAATTTTAATTTTAGAAGAATTAGAAAGTGCTTTAGCAAGAGGAGCAAAAATATATGCTGAAATGGTAGGATATGGAGAAACTTGTGATGCAAACCATATCACTGCTCCAATAGAAACAGGAGAAGGAGCTACAAAGGCTATGAGAATTGCTTTAAAAGATGCAAACCTTTCTATTGAAGATGTAACATATATAAATGCTCATGGAACTTCAACTCCTACAAATGATGTTGTAGAAACAAGAGCTATAAAAGCATTATTTGGAGATAAAGCAAAAGACTTATATATTTCTTCTACAAAAGGAGCAACTGGACATGGACTAGGAGCTGCTGGTGGAATTGAAGGAGTAATTATTGCAAAAGCAATAGCAGAAGGAATTATACCTCCTACAATCAATTTACATGAAACAGAAGAAGAATGTGATTTAAATTATGTACCTAACAAAGCTGTAAAAACTGATGTAAAAGTAGCAATGTCTAACTCATTAGGTTTTGGAGGACATAACTCAGTTATAGTTATGAAAAAATTTGAAAAATAA
- a CDS encoding acyl carrier protein, with amino-acid sequence MLDKVKEIIVEQLGVDADQVKPESNFVDDLGADSLDTVELIMSFEEEFGVEIPDTEAEKIKTVQDVINYIEANKK; translated from the coding sequence ATGTTAGATAAAGTAAAAGAAATTATAGTTGAACAATTAGGAGTGGATGCTGATCAAGTTAAACCTGAATCAAATTTTGTAGATGATTTAGGAGCAGATTCTTTAGATACTGTTGAATTAATAATGTCTTTTGAAGAAGAATTTGGAGTAGAAATTCCAGATACTGAAGCAGAAAAAATTAAAACTGTACAAGATGTTATAAACTACATAGAAGCAAATAAGAAATAA
- a CDS encoding elongator complex protein 3, translating into MKHYNIPVFISHFGCPNACVFCNQKKINGRETDVSLDDLKNIIASYLKTLPKNSIKQVAFFGGTFTGISMNLQKEYLEVVKQYIDNNNVEGVRISTRPECIDDEILTQLKKYGVKTIELGIQSLDDKVLKATGRNYTYDIVKRSCDLIKSYGFELGVQLMIGLPKSNFKSDLQSAIKSLDLNPDIARIYPTLVIKGTELEFMYKKNLYQSLSIEEAVDRTVPIYSLLELKNINVIRVGLQPAEDLTADGVIISGPFHPAFRDLVENKIYFNFLSKIYDKEKKLDIEVNERNVSKIVGQKAINKKTFYPNFKILINNNLSLDELMINSKKYTRKEILEGEFNEKISDFI; encoded by the coding sequence ATGAAGCATTATAATATTCCAGTGTTTATAAGTCATTTTGGTTGTCCTAATGCTTGTGTGTTTTGTAACCAAAAGAAGATTAATGGAAGAGAAACAGATGTTAGTTTAGATGATTTAAAAAATATTATAGCTAGCTATTTAAAAACTCTTCCAAAAAATTCCATTAAGCAGGTGGCATTTTTTGGTGGAACTTTTACAGGTATATCTATGAACTTACAAAAAGAATATTTGGAAGTTGTAAAACAGTATATAGATAATAATAATGTTGAAGGAGTTAGAATATCAACAAGACCAGAGTGTATAGATGATGAAATTTTAACTCAATTAAAAAAATATGGGGTTAAAACTATTGAATTAGGAATACAATCTTTAGATGATAAGGTTTTGAAAGCCACTGGTAGAAATTATACTTATGATATAGTTAAGAGATCTTGTGATTTAATAAAAAGTTATGGATTTGAGTTAGGTGTCCAACTTATGATAGGTTTACCTAAATCAAATTTTAAAAGTGACTTACAATCTGCTATAAAAAGTTTAGACTTAAATCCTGATATAGCAAGAATATATCCAACTCTTGTAATAAAGGGAACAGAACTTGAATTTATGTATAAGAAAAATCTATATCAATCTTTAAGTATAGAGGAAGCAGTAGATAGAACAGTTCCTATTTATTCTTTATTGGAGCTTAAAAATATAAATGTAATCAGAGTAGGGCTTCAACCTGCTGAGGACTTAACAGCTGATGGAGTAATAATATCAGGACCATTTCATCCAGCATTTAGGGATTTAGTAGAAAATAAAATATATTTTAATTTTTTATCTAAGATTTATGATAAAGAGAAAAAATTAGATATAGAAGTAAATGAAAGAAATGTATCAAAAATTGTGGGACAGAAAGCTATAAATAAAAAAACTTTCTATCCCAATTTTAAAATACTGATAAATAATAATTTAAGTTTAGATGAGTTAATGATAAATTCTAAAAAATATACTAGAAAAGAGATATTAGAGGGAGAATTTAATGAAAAAATATCTGATTTTATCTAA
- a CDS encoding beta-ketoacyl-ACP synthase III, translating into MQSVGIKGMGYYVPENVFTNFDFEKIIDTSDEWIRTRTGIVERRFASKDQATSDLACEAALKAIESAKINKEDIDMIILATVTPDYIAQGAACIVQNKLGLKGIPCFDLNAACTGFIYGLEVANSLVKSGLYKNVLVIGAETLSRIIDMQNRNTCVLFGDGAAAAIVGQVEEGYGFLGLSIGAEGEDDMILKVPAGGSKKPNNEETIKNRENFVVMKGQDVFKFAVSTLPKVTLDALEKAQIEVADLSWVFPHQANSRIIEAAAKRMKFPIERFYMNLSRYGNTSSASVGIALGEALEKGLVKKGDNVALTGFGGGLTYGSAIIKWAY; encoded by the coding sequence ATGCAAAGCGTTGGAATAAAAGGGATGGGCTATTATGTGCCAGAAAATGTGTTTACAAATTTTGATTTTGAAAAAATTATAGATACAAGTGATGAATGGATAAGAACAAGAACTGGTATAGTAGAAAGAAGATTTGCTTCAAAAGACCAAGCAACTTCTGATTTAGCATGTGAAGCAGCTTTAAAAGCAATAGAAAGTGCAAAAATTAATAAAGAAGATATAGATATGATAATTTTAGCTACAGTTACTCCTGATTATATAGCACAGGGAGCAGCTTGTATAGTACAAAATAAACTAGGATTAAAAGGTATTCCTTGTTTTGACTTAAATGCAGCTTGTACAGGTTTTATTTATGGTTTAGAAGTTGCAAACTCATTAGTTAAGTCAGGACTGTATAAAAATGTACTTGTGATAGGAGCTGAAACTTTATCGAGAATAATAGATATGCAAAATAGAAATACTTGTGTACTATTTGGAGATGGAGCAGCAGCAGCTATTGTAGGACAAGTTGAAGAAGGATATGGTTTCTTAGGACTTTCAATAGGAGCAGAAGGTGAAGATGATATGATACTTAAAGTTCCTGCTGGTGGAAGTAAAAAACCTAATAATGAAGAAACAATAAAAAATAGAGAAAACTTCGTTGTAATGAAGGGACAAGATGTATTCAAATTTGCAGTTAGTACATTACCAAAGGTAACATTAGATGCCTTAGAAAAAGCACAAATAGAAGTTGCTGACTTATCATGGGTATTTCCACATCAAGCAAATTCAAGAATAATAGAAGCTGCTGCAAAAAGAATGAAATTCCCTATTGAAAGATTTTATATGAATTTAAGTAGATACGGGAACACTTCATCTGCTTCAGTTGGAATTGCACTAGGAGAAGCATTAGAAAAAGGACTTGTAAAAAAAGGAGATAATGTTGCTTTAACTGGATTTGGAGGAGGACTAACTTACGGCTCAGCTATTATAAAATGGGCTTATTAG
- the fabD gene encoding ACP S-malonyltransferase codes for MGKIAFVYPGQGTQYVGMGKELYENNSKAKELFDKIFSSLDLNLKEVMFEGPEDLLKRTDYTQPAIVSLSLVLTELLKEKGIEADYVAGHSVGEFAAFGGANYLSIEDAVKLVAARGRIMREVAEKVNGSMSAVLGMDAEKIKETLKSVDGVVEAVNFNEPSQTVIAGEKEAVEKACVALKEAGAKRAMPLAVSGPFHSSLMKEAGEQLKEEAKKYTFNVGKTKIVANTTAELLESDSEVKDEIYRQSFGPVKWVDTINKLKELGVTKIYEIGPGKVLSGLIKKIDKEIEVENIELI; via the coding sequence ATGGGAAAAATTGCTTTTGTTTATCCAGGACAAGGGACACAGTATGTTGGAATGGGTAAAGAACTATATGAAAATAATAGTAAAGCAAAAGAGTTATTTGATAAAATTTTTAGTTCTTTAGATCTTAACTTAAAAGAAGTAATGTTTGAAGGACCAGAAGATTTATTGAAAAGAACAGACTATACTCAACCTGCAATAGTTAGTTTAAGTTTAGTTTTAACTGAACTTTTAAAAGAAAAAGGGATAGAAGCTGATTATGTTGCAGGACATTCTGTTGGAGAGTTTGCAGCTTTTGGTGGAGCAAATTATCTTTCAATAGAAGATGCAGTAAAACTTGTTGCAGCAAGAGGAAGAATAATGAGAGAAGTTGCTGAAAAAGTAAATGGAAGTATGTCAGCTGTTCTTGGTATGGATGCAGAAAAAATAAAAGAAACTTTAAAATCAGTTGATGGAGTGGTTGAAGCAGTAAACTTTAATGAACCTAGTCAAACAGTTATTGCTGGAGAAAAAGAAGCAGTGGAAAAGGCTTGTGTAGCTTTAAAAGAAGCAGGAGCTAAAAGAGCAATGCCACTTGCAGTATCTGGACCTTTCCATTCATCACTTATGAAAGAAGCTGGAGAACAATTAAAAGAAGAAGCAAAAAAATATACTTTTAATGTAGGAAAAACAAAAATAGTAGCAAATACAACTGCTGAACTTTTAGAAAGTGATTCAGAAGTAAAAGATGAAATTTATAGACAAAGTTTTGGACCTGTAAAATGGGTGGATACTATTAATAAATTAAAAGAATTAGGTGTTACAAAAATTTATGAAATAGGACCTGGAAAAGTTTTATCAGGGCTTATCAAAAAAATTGATAAAGAAATAGAAGTAGAAAATATTGAGTTAATATAG
- the coaD gene encoding pantetheine-phosphate adenylyltransferase, with protein MKIGVYAGSFDPVTKGHQDIIERALKIVDKLIVVVMNNPKKNYWFNLDERKNLISKIFEGSENIKVDEHAGLLVDFMAKNSCGILIKGLRDVKDFSEEMTYSFANKKLSNGEVDTIFIPTSEKYTYVSSTFVKELAFYNQSLTGYVDDKVIDDILNRAKEYRG; from the coding sequence ATGAAAATAGGTGTATATGCTGGAAGTTTTGACCCTGTTACAAAGGGGCATCAAGATATAATAGAAAGAGCATTAAAAATTGTGGATAAATTAATAGTAGTTGTTATGAATAATCCTAAGAAAAATTATTGGTTTAATTTAGATGAAAGAAAAAATCTAATAAGTAAAATCTTTGAAGGCTCTGAAAATATAAAAGTTGATGAACACGCAGGTTTACTTGTAGATTTCATGGCTAAAAACTCTTGTGGAATTCTTATAAAAGGTTTAAGAGATGTAAAAGATTTTTCTGAGGAAATGACTTATTCTTTTGCAAATAAAAAACTTTCAAATGGTGAAGTGGATACAATTTTCATACCAACATCAGAAAAATATACCTATGTAAGTTCAACTTTTGTTAAGGAGTTAGCTTTCTATAATCAAAGTTTAACTGGTTATGTGGATGATAAAGTTATAGATGATATTTTAAATAGAGCTAAGGAATATAGAGGATAA
- a CDS encoding Rne/Rng family ribonuclease, with product MKKYLILSKSKYEMKLALLKDNKLDEMYIERNNQKEITGNIYKGKVVDILNNGELVFVDIGLEKNALLSFENKKNIPKLSIDDKLIVQTESEPRDEKGAKLTLDYSINGENLVLLPKSKNLSISKKIKNIEEVNRLKNIFLNIDNGLILRTNSEGKTEESLLEEYKALKNIENKINKEFEKINIGLLYDVNSILKKAVTLLDDSIEEFIIDDKTIFEEIKVLLEEVGKKVLIKKLRKYFKDEEIFEYYNINSQIERALDRKVYLGSGAYIIIEKTEALISIDVNTGQNTGNKTSQELIFQTNLEATKEIARQIKLRNLAGIIIVDFIDMKKISDRKRLLEEFKKYLSEDRIEINSVEYTNLGLIQFTRKRQGKELALYYREKCQYCDGTGYFLSKDRIILNLLEDLNSQIKSQDIKKILVRTRKDIIKELNKYIDNNKIEYLEDNNFYKIGYKMELCN from the coding sequence ATGAAAAAATATCTGATTTTATCTAAAAGTAAATATGAAATGAAACTTGCTTTACTTAAAGATAATAAATTAGATGAAATGTATATAGAAAGAAATAATCAAAAAGAAATCACAGGAAATATCTACAAAGGAAAGGTTGTAGATATTTTAAATAATGGTGAACTTGTTTTTGTAGATATTGGTTTAGAGAAAAATGCTCTATTATCATTTGAAAATAAGAAAAATATACCTAAACTTAGTATAGATGATAAATTAATTGTTCAGACTGAAAGTGAGCCAAGAGATGAAAAAGGAGCAAAACTAACTCTTGATTATTCAATAAATGGAGAAAATTTAGTTTTGTTACCAAAATCAAAAAATCTTTCTATATCTAAGAAAATAAAAAATATTGAAGAAGTTAATAGATTAAAAAATATATTTTTAAATATAGATAATGGTTTAATACTTAGGACTAATTCTGAAGGAAAAACAGAAGAAAGTTTATTAGAAGAATATAAAGCTTTAAAAAATATTGAAAATAAGATAAATAAAGAGTTTGAAAAGATAAATATAGGTTTACTTTATGATGTAAATAGTATCTTAAAAAAGGCAGTAACTTTACTTGATGATAGTATAGAAGAATTTATTATTGATGATAAGACTATTTTTGAAGAAATAAAAGTTTTATTAGAAGAAGTAGGAAAAAAAGTTTTAATAAAAAAGTTAAGAAAATATTTTAAAGATGAAGAAATTTTTGAATATTATAATATAAATTCACAGATAGAAAGAGCTTTGGATAGAAAAGTTTATTTGGGTAGTGGAGCATATATTATAATTGAAAAAACAGAGGCTTTAATTAGCATAGATGTAAATACAGGACAAAATACTGGAAATAAAACTTCACAAGAACTAATTTTTCAAACAAACTTAGAGGCTACAAAGGAAATAGCAAGACAAATAAAATTAAGAAATTTAGCTGGAATAATTATTGTAGATTTTATAGATATGAAAAAAATCTCTGATAGAAAAAGGCTTTTAGAAGAATTTAAGAAATATTTAAGTGAAGATAGGATTGAAATAAATTCTGTTGAATATACAAATCTAGGTTTAATACAGTTTACAAGAAAAAGACAGGGCAAAGAATTGGCATTATATTATAGAGAAAAGTGCCAATACTGTGATGGAACAGGATATTTTTTGTCAAAAGATAGAATAATTTTAAATCTTTTAGAAGATTTAAACAGTCAAATAAAAAGTCAAGATATAAAAAAAATTTTAGTTAGAACTAGGAAAGATATAATAAAAGAGCTTAATAAATATATAGATAATAATAAAATTGAATATTTAGAAGATAATAATTTCTATAAAATAGGCTATAAGATGGAATTATGCAATTAA
- a CDS encoding ABC transporter ATP-binding protein/permease: MIDKRLYNFSGNIKKYISITTFLSCIKLVANIFFYSIFAFLLVSLINRDFSFSYSYIIISILIIVFVRQFSTIKVAHMLGNLVVDVKRNLRKLIFEKTLKLGLAYSQLFKTQELIHLSVDNVEQLEVYFGGFLTQFFYCIASSFILFFSIAYFNLKIAFILLGFSLAIPLSLYIILNKVKKIQKKYFAKYMNVGTLFLDSLQGLTTLKLYGTDEKREEEIAKMSEEFRVETMRVLKMQLLSIAVINWIIYAGTILAIITSIKLFSNGSLGLFPMLFIFMLAPEFFMPMRTLTSLFHVAMTGVSAAENIISFVDSPERNNNGNKEFKNENEIKVSKLNFSYPDGTQSLKDIDITFKKGNLTAVVGHSGCGKSTLVSVLSGELKSKKNEIFVDDIDIQNIRIEDKIKNILKITPDSHIFSGTVRDNLTMANENLSDETMIEVLKKVKLWDIFSKNKGLDTNLESQGKNLSGGQAQRVALARALLYDASVYIFDEATSNIDIESEEIILNIIYSLSKEKTVIYISHRLPAIKNADCIYVMDKGKVIESGKHNELYAKKELYYNMYKHQEELETYLTKRGEKYEKSVNF; this comes from the coding sequence ATGATTGATAAGAGATTATATAATTTTTCAGGAAATATAAAAAAATATATATCAATAACAACTTTTTTATCCTGTATAAAGCTTGTTGCCAATATATTTTTTTATTCAATCTTTGCTTTTTTATTAGTAAGTTTAATCAATAGAGATTTTTCATTTTCTTACAGTTATATAATAATTTCTATATTAATTATAGTTTTTGTAAGACAATTCTCAACAATTAAAGTTGCACATATGTTAGGAAATTTAGTTGTTGATGTAAAAAGAAATCTAAGAAAACTAATATTTGAAAAAACTTTAAAACTTGGTTTAGCTTACTCACAACTTTTTAAAACACAGGAGCTAATACATTTATCAGTTGACAATGTAGAACAACTTGAAGTTTATTTTGGAGGTTTCTTAACTCAGTTTTTTTACTGTATTGCTTCTAGTTTTATTTTATTTTTCTCAATAGCATATTTTAATTTAAAAATTGCCTTTATTTTACTTGGATTTTCTCTAGCCATTCCTTTATCACTGTATATTATCTTAAATAAGGTTAAAAAAATTCAAAAAAAATATTTTGCAAAATATATGAATGTTGGAACTTTATTTTTAGATAGTTTACAAGGTCTAACAACTCTTAAACTATATGGAACAGACGAAAAAAGAGAAGAAGAAATAGCCAAGATGTCAGAAGAATTCAGAGTTGAAACTATGAGAGTTTTAAAAATGCAACTTCTATCTATTGCAGTAATTAACTGGATTATCTATGCTGGTACTATACTTGCAATAATAACTTCTATTAAATTATTCTCAAATGGAAGTTTAGGCTTATTCCCTATGTTATTTATATTTATGTTAGCACCTGAATTTTTTATGCCAATGAGAACATTGACTTCACTTTTCCATGTTGCTATGACTGGTGTTTCAGCAGCAGAGAATATTATTTCTTTTGTTGACTCACCTGAAAGAAATAATAATGGAAATAAAGAATTTAAAAATGAAAATGAAATTAAAGTTTCTAAGCTAAATTTCTCATATCCAGATGGTACTCAATCTTTAAAAGATATAGATATTACTTTTAAAAAGGGAAATCTAACAGCTGTTGTAGGACATTCCGGTTGTGGAAAATCCACATTAGTTTCTGTTTTATCTGGGGAATTAAAATCTAAGAAAAATGAAATTTTTGTTGATGATATTGATATACAAAATATAAGAATAGAAGATAAAATTAAAAATATTTTAAAAATTACTCCTGATTCACATATATTTTCTGGAACAGTTAGAGACAATCTAACTATGGCAAATGAAAATTTAAGTGATGAAACTATGATAGAAGTTCTTAAAAAAGTTAAATTATGGGATATTTTCTCAAAAAATAAAGGACTTGATACAAATTTAGAAAGTCAAGGAAAAAATTTATCTGGTGGACAGGCACAAAGAGTAGCTCTTGCAAGAGCATTATTGTATGATGCCTCTGTTTACATATTTGATGAGGCTACTTCAAATATAGATATTGAATCAGAAGAAATTATTTTAAATATTATTTATTCTTTATCTAAAGAAAAAACTGTTATCTATATTAGTCATAGACTACCAGCTATTAAAAATGCTGATTGTATCTATGTTATGGATAAGGGAAAAGTTATTGAAAGTGGAAAACATAATGAATTATATGCTAAAAAAGAGCTTTATTACAATATGTATAAACATCAAGAAGAATTGGAAACTTATTTAACAAAGAGAGGTGAAAAGTATGAAAAATCGGTCAACTTTTAA
- the plsX gene encoding phosphate acyltransferase PlsX, whose protein sequence is MKIALDAMSGDFAPISTVKGAIEALEEIEGLQVILVGKEGIIKEELKKYKYDTSRIEIKNADEVIEMTDDPVKAVREKKDSSMNVCIDLVKEKLAQASVSCGNTGALLASSQLKLKRIKGVLRPAIAVLFPNKKDHGTLFLDLGANSDSKPEFLNQFATMGSKYMEIFSGKKNPKVALLNIGEEETKGNELTRETYALLKENKDIDFYGNIESTKIMDGEVDVVVTDGYTGNVLLKTSEGVGKFIFHIVKESIMESLIAKLGALLIKGAMKKVKKKTEASEYGGAIFLGLSELSLKAHGNSDSRAIKNALKVASKFIELNFIEELRKTMEVE, encoded by the coding sequence ATGAAAATAGCCTTGGATGCTATGAGTGGAGATTTTGCTCCAATATCAACTGTAAAAGGTGCTATTGAAGCTTTAGAAGAAATTGAGGGACTACAAGTAATTTTAGTTGGAAAGGAAGGTATCATAAAGGAAGAATTAAAAAAATATAAGTATGATACAAGTAGAATTGAAATTAAAAATGCTGATGAAGTTATAGAAATGACGGATGACCCTGTGAAAGCTGTGAGAGAGAAAAAAGATTCATCTATGAATGTATGTATAGATTTAGTAAAAGAAAAACTAGCTCAAGCTTCAGTTTCTTGTGGAAACACAGGTGCCCTTTTAGCAAGTAGTCAGTTAAAATTAAAAAGAATAAAAGGAGTTTTAAGACCAGCAATAGCAGTCTTATTTCCAAATAAAAAGGATCATGGAACTTTATTTTTGGACTTAGGGGCTAACTCTGATTCTAAACCAGAATTTTTAAATCAATTTGCTACAATGGGTTCAAAATATATGGAAATATTTTCAGGTAAAAAAAATCCAAAAGTAGCTCTTTTAAATATTGGTGAAGAAGAAACTAAAGGTAATGAACTTACAAGAGAAACATATGCCTTATTAAAAGAAAATAAAGATATAGATTTTTATGGAAATATAGAAAGTACAAAAATTATGGATGGAGAAGTTGATGTAGTTGTAACTGATGGTTACACAGGGAATGTATTACTTAAAACATCAGAAGGAGTAGGGAAATTTATATTTCATATAGTTAAAGAATCTATAATGGAAAGTTTGATAGCAAAATTAGGGGCTCTTTTAATTAAAGGAGCTATGAAAAAAGTTAAGAAAAAAACAGAAGCTTCTGAATATGGAGGAGCAATATTTTTAGGTTTAAGCGAACTTTCATTAAAAGCACATGGAAACTCTGATAGTAGAGCTATAAAAAATGCTTTAAAAGTTGCTAGTAAATTTATTGAATTGAATTTTATTGAAGAACTTAGAAAGACAATGGAGGTAGAATAA
- the rnc gene encoding ribonuclease III — MKNLLDLEHKLNYYFNDRNLLKNALLHKSLGNERKEYKNQNNERLELLGDAVLDLIVAEYLYKNYKNASEGTIAKLKAMVVSEPILAKISRQIGVGKFLMLSRGEVMSGGRNRESILADSFEAILGAVYIDSNLDEARVFALSHIKQYIDHIVENEDILDFKSILQEYVQKEFRTVPTYELVAERGPDHMKEFEIQVIVGNYKEKAVAKNKKKAEQLSAKALCIKLGVKYHEAL, encoded by the coding sequence ATGAAGAATCTATTAGATTTAGAACACAAACTAAACTATTACTTCAATGATAGAAATTTATTGAAAAATGCTCTTCTTCATAAATCACTTGGTAACGAAAGAAAAGAATATAAAAATCAAAACAATGAAAGACTAGAACTGCTGGGAGATGCAGTTCTAGATCTTATTGTTGCTGAATATTTATATAAAAATTATAAAAATGCTTCAGAAGGAACAATAGCAAAATTAAAAGCTATGGTAGTTAGTGAGCCAATACTTGCAAAAATTTCTCGTCAAATAGGAGTTGGAAAATTCCTTATGTTGAGTAGAGGAGAAGTAATGTCAGGTGGGAGAAATAGAGAATCTATCTTAGCTGATTCATTTGAAGCTATACTAGGTGCAGTCTATATAGACTCTAATTTAGATGAAGCAAGAGTTTTTGCACTAAGTCATATAAAACAGTATATAGACCATATAGTAGAAAATGAGGATATTTTAGATTTTAAAAGTATTTTACAAGAATATGTACAAAAAGAATTTAGAACAGTTCCAACTTATGAACTGGTAGCAGAAAGAGGACCTGACCATATGAAAGAATTTGAAATTCAAGTAATTGTTGGCAACTATAAAGAGAAAGCAGTTGCAAAAAATAAAAAGAAAGCAGAGCAATTATCTGCAAAGGCATTATGTATAAAGTTGGGAGTAAAATACCATGAAGCATTATAA